CGCCAGCAGCTCGACGAAGCCAAGTCGCTCCGGGCCGAGGCAGAGGCACTGCGCGAAGAATACGCCGCCAAGGTCGCCGGCGCCGAAAAGGACGCCGAGGCGATGCTCGCCAACGCGCAGACCGAAGCCGACGCCATCGTCGCCAAGGCCGAAGCGGATACGGAAGCGACCATCACGCGCCGTAAGGCCATGGCCGAGGACAAGATCGCCGCTGCTGAACGCGCGGCGGTGGACGATCTCAAGGCGCGCGCAGCCAATGCCGCAGCGGCAGCGAGCCGCGCGATCATCGGCGAGAAGCACGATGCCGCGAGTGATGCGTCGCTGGTGGACAAGACCATCGCCAGCATCTGAGCGGACATCTCAACCGATTATCGAAGAGGGCGGCCTGCGGGTCGCCTTTTTTGTGCCCGATCGACGGGGACGGGCTGCCTTAGTCGAAGAGCGACAGGTCTAGTTCCTCCGACGGGCCGAACCAGACCACGTGATGTGTATGGTCGGCCTTGTCGTCGCCGCTCAGCCCGTGGGCGAAGATGGTCAGGTCGCCGCGCTCTTCGGCCGCCCAAGTGGCGAATTCCCCGAATTGCGCCGGGCGGAGCGACAGCTGGCAGGATCCGCGCGGATGCGGCCCTATCGGGACGAGGTGGAAGTGACCGACCGGCATGCCGAAGCGTTCCTGCGCGCGGGCGGCAAAGGCGCGGGCTGCGTCCACCTCCGTGGCATCGAAATAGATATGGGCATGGAATCCGCGCAGCCTCATTGCGACAGCTCCGTCAGAAAGCGTCCTTCGCCGCTCTCAGCGCGGCAAAGGTTTCGTGGGGCGCAGCGCCGCCCCATTTCGCCATCAGTCCCGGATCGTCGGCGCGCAGGAAGGGGTTGGTGGCGAGTTCGCGGTCCAGCCGGGTGGGGACGGTCGGCTCGTCGCGCTCGCGCTTGGTCGTGATTTCGTCGGCATAGGCCCGCAGCTCCGCATTGTCGGGATCCGCATGGAGCGCGAACTTCACATTGGCCGCGGTGTATTCATGCGCGCAGTACAGCGTGGTTTGGGGCGGCAGGCTGCGGATGCGATCGAGGCTTGCCCAGAACTGCTCCGGCTCGCCTTCGAACATCCGCCCGCAGCCCAGCGCGAACACGCTGTCGCCGACAAACGCGATGGCGACATCGGGGAGATGGAATGCGACGTGCCCGTTCGTGTGCCCGCTGACATCGATAACCCCCGCTTCGTGCGCACCGAGCGCGACCGTGTCGCCATGCGCGACCACGCGGTCGATGGGGGAGAGCTTCTCCACCTCCTTCGGGGCGAGGACTTTCGCTCCCGTGGCCTCGACAATGGCCTTGTTCCCGCCAGCGTGGTCGGGGTGCCAGTGCGTGTTCCAGATTTGCGTGATGCGCCAGCCCTTCGCGTCCGCCTGGCGCAGGTACTCCGCACCGTCCGGCGTATCGATCGCGGCGGTCTCGCCGCTGTCGGGATCGTGAAGCAGGAAGCCGTAATTGTCGGACAGGCAGGGGAACTGGTGGACGGTGAGAGGCATCGCGCCACTTTACACGAGGCCCCGACGTAGGAAAGGCCCGCCTGCGGTTCACGCAGACGGGCCTTGCCTGATCCCTGCAATCATCGGCCGCTGAAAGCGACCGACAGAGGCCGACCGCAGGTGCCGCGCAGCCCGACGAAGCCCGGCGGAGCAAGTTGCGCCGGGGACGCTCGCCCGGACGGGCGAGCGTCACTTGAAAGCGCTTACTTCTTTTCGTCTTTCTTGAGCGCTTCGCCCAGGATGTCGCCGAGCGATGCGCCGCTGTCGGACGAACCGAACTGGGCAACCGCTTCCTTCTCTTCGGCGATCTGGCGCGCCTTGATCGAGAAGTTCGGCTTCTTCGAACGATCGAAGCCGGTGACCATCGCATCGACCTTCGAACCGGTCTGGAAGCGATCAGGACGCTGTTCGTCGCGGTCGCGGCCGAGGTCCGAACGCTTGATGAAGCCGGTCGCGCCGTCTTCGCCGACCTGGACTTCCAGGCCGCCGTCGCGGACTTCCAGCACCGTCACGGTGACCACGTCGCCACGCTTCATGCCCGATGCGCTGGCTGCGCCTTCGGCCGTCGGTGCACCCTTTTCGAGCTGCTTCATGCCGAGGCTGATGCGTTCCTTCTCGACATCGACGTCGAGAACGACGGCTTCGACTTCCTCGCCCTTGCGGTGCAGGGCCAGAGCGTCTTCACCCGAAATGCCCCAGGCGATGTCGGACATGTGGACCATGCCGTCCACGTCGCCCGGCAGGCCGATGAACAGGCCGAATTCGGTCGCGTTCTTGACTTCGCCCGTGACGGTGGAGCCGACCGGGAACTTCTCTGCGAAATCGTCCCACGGATTGCCCTGGGCCTGCTTGAGGCCGAGGCTGATGCGGCGCTTCTCGCTGTCGACTTCCAGCACGACCACTTCGACTTCCTGCGAGGTCGACACGATCTTGCCCGGGTGGACGTTCTTCTTGGTCCAGCTCATTTCCGAAACGTGGACCAGGCCTTCGATGCCCGGTTCCAGTTCCACGAAGGCGCCGTATTCGGTGATGTTCGTGACCGTACCGGTCATCTTCGCACCGACCGGGTACTTCTGCGCCACGCCATCCCACGGATCGCTTTCGAGCTGCTTCATGCCCAGGCTGATGCGCTGCGTATCGGCGTTGATGCGCACGATCTGCACGGTCACGGTCTGGCCGATCTCGATCACTTCGCTGGGGTGGTTGACGCGCTTGTAGCTCATGTCGGTGACATGAAGCAGGCCGTCGATACCGCCGAGGTCCACGAAGGCACCGTAATCGGTGATGTTCTTGACCACGCCGTCGATAACCTGGCCTTCGGC
This sequence is a window from Alteriqipengyuania flavescens. Protein-coding genes within it:
- a CDS encoding F0F1 ATP synthase subunit B family protein, with amino-acid sequence MSDTRSDPFAGQPPEVLATDAAEITGTIDHGAGKHEEPSAFGLEPYQWVAVSMVIFILIALFVAKAHKAVTGGLDNQIAAIRQQLDEAKSLRAEAEALREEYAAKVAGAEKDAEAMLANAQTEADAIVAKAEADTEATITRRKAMAEDKIAAAERAAVDDLKARAANAAAAASRAIIGEKHDAASDASLVDKTIASI
- a CDS encoding DOPA 4,5-dioxygenase family protein, producing the protein MRLRGFHAHIYFDATEVDAARAFAARAQERFGMPVGHFHLVPIGPHPRGSCQLSLRPAQFGEFATWAAEERGDLTIFAHGLSGDDKADHTHHVVWFGPSEELDLSLFD
- the rpsA gene encoding 30S ribosomal protein S1, yielding MATTANPTRDDFEALLNEQLGNADDGGFEGRVVKGTVTGIEAGMAIIDVGLKSEGRVNIKEFERGEDDVAPKVGDEVEVYVDRVENADGEAMLSRDRARREAAWDKLENEFGEGKRVEGRIFGRVKGGFTVDLDGAVAFLPGSQVDIRPVRDVAPLMDMPQPFQILKMDRRRGNIVVSRRAVLEETRAEQRSELINDLAEGQVIDGVVKNITDYGAFVDLGGIDGLLHVTDMSYKRVNHPSEVIEIGQTVTVQIVRINADTQRISLGMKQLESDPWDGVAQKYPVGAKMTGTVTNITEYGAFVELEPGIEGLVHVSEMSWTKKNVHPGKIVSTSQEVEVVVLEVDSEKRRISLGLKQAQGNPWDDFAEKFPVGSTVTGEVKNATEFGLFIGLPGDVDGMVHMSDIAWGISGEDALALHRKGEEVEAVVLDVDVEKERISLGMKQLEKGAPTAEGAASASGMKRGDVVTVTVLEVRDGGLEVQVGEDGATGFIKRSDLGRDRDEQRPDRFQTGSKVDAMVTGFDRSKKPNFSIKARQIAEEKEAVAQFGSSDSGASLGDILGEALKKDEKK
- the gloB gene encoding hydroxyacylglutathione hydrolase; this encodes MPLTVHQFPCLSDNYGFLLHDPDSGETAAIDTPDGAEYLRQADAKGWRITQIWNTHWHPDHAGGNKAIVEATGAKVLAPKEVEKLSPIDRVVAHGDTVALGAHEAGVIDVSGHTNGHVAFHLPDVAIAFVGDSVFALGCGRMFEGEPEQFWASLDRIRSLPPQTTLYCAHEYTAANVKFALHADPDNAELRAYADEITTKRERDEPTVPTRLDRELATNPFLRADDPGLMAKWGGAAPHETFAALRAAKDAF